In the genome of Hymenobacter taeanensis, one region contains:
- a CDS encoding ABC transporter permease, with protein MLQHSLLLIYRNFKRFKTTFFINLVGLSVGLAGALIIYLWVHDEWSFDRYHATNGRLFRVLENQRTAEGINTYGTAPLLAEALAEEMPEIQYAAAATPPDFFPGLTLVAKGKTVRADAKFAGKDFFRIFSYNLQQGDASQVLANKTAAVLSQEIAAALFGTAANAVGKTVEWQLADLKQTVAVTGVFGPIPANSTDQFDVVLSFDAFKGIMKMGESIKWDQDGPFNTFVVLREGADEAQFQTKIGGLLQRKLATNKDRALLMQPYADLYLHGEYTNGVPLGGRIEYVKLFSAIAVFILVIAGINFMNLATAKASRRLKEIGVKKTLGAGRFSLLAHYLTESVLMSFIALLIALALVELLLPQFNDITGKQLALVFKPHLVFSALGITLITGLLAGSYPAFYLSGLRPVEVLKGQLTGSAADLWTRKGLVVFQFMLSVLFIVCVWVIQRQLAFVESKDLGYNRRGVVSFEAAGKAQQQPKAFLAELKRLPGVVDASSMWGSLVGTYGAGRPVEWEGRKILANNLGVNYDMLETLGITLKEGRSFSPQFRTDSAQIIVNEALVTSLGIQNPVGQLLDKQRIVGVARNFHYESLHEKVKPFIFRLEPLTAGTILVRLAPGREKETIGRVQQFYAAFNPGQTPLTYHFLDEDYQAQYAAERRVGALAQYFAGLAILISCLGLFGLTAFTAEKRRKEIGIRKVLGASELSIVYLLSRDLTKLVGLGILLALPLSYLVVRHWLDSFEYRITLHAWYFLGAGLLAVTVAWLTISTQALQAARLNPTQSLRDE; from the coding sequence ATGCTTCAGCACTCCCTCCTTCTGATTTACCGGAACTTCAAGCGGTTCAAAACAACCTTTTTTATCAATTTGGTTGGCTTGTCGGTGGGCCTGGCGGGGGCACTCATCATCTACCTGTGGGTGCACGATGAATGGAGCTTCGACCGGTACCACGCCACAAACGGGCGGCTGTTTCGGGTGCTGGAAAACCAGCGCACGGCCGAGGGCATCAACACCTATGGCACGGCGCCGCTGCTGGCCGAGGCACTGGCTGAGGAGATGCCCGAAATTCAGTACGCGGCTGCGGCCACCCCGCCCGATTTTTTCCCTGGGCTCACACTGGTGGCAAAGGGAAAAACCGTGCGGGCCGACGCAAAATTTGCCGGCAAAGACTTCTTCCGCATCTTCTCCTACAACCTGCAGCAGGGCGACGCCAGCCAGGTGCTGGCCAACAAAACCGCCGCGGTGCTCTCGCAGGAAATAGCGGCGGCGCTGTTCGGCACGGCGGCCAATGCCGTGGGCAAAACGGTAGAATGGCAACTGGCTGACCTCAAGCAAACTGTCGCCGTAACAGGCGTGTTCGGGCCTATTCCGGCCAATTCTACCGACCAGTTCGACGTGGTGCTCAGCTTCGATGCCTTTAAGGGCATCATGAAAATGGGGGAGTCAATTAAATGGGACCAGGATGGGCCGTTCAACACCTTCGTGGTGCTGCGCGAGGGCGCTGACGAAGCGCAGTTCCAAACCAAGATTGGCGGTCTGCTTCAGCGCAAGCTGGCCACGAACAAGGACCGGGCCCTGCTCATGCAGCCCTACGCTGATTTGTACCTCCACGGCGAGTACACCAACGGCGTACCGTTGGGCGGGCGGATTGAGTACGTGAAGCTTTTTTCGGCCATTGCGGTGTTTATTCTAGTCATTGCCGGCATCAATTTCATGAACCTGGCCACGGCCAAGGCCTCGCGCCGGCTAAAGGAAATTGGGGTGAAGAAAACGCTGGGCGCCGGCCGCTTCTCGCTGCTGGCGCACTACCTGACCGAATCGGTGCTCATGAGCTTCATCGCGCTGCTTATTGCGCTGGCGCTGGTAGAGTTGCTGCTGCCCCAGTTCAACGACATCACCGGCAAGCAACTTGCGCTGGTTTTTAAACCGCACTTGGTGTTTTCGGCGCTGGGAATTACGCTGATTACGGGGCTACTGGCAGGTAGTTACCCGGCCTTTTACCTCTCGGGGCTGCGGCCGGTGGAGGTGCTCAAAGGGCAACTCACCGGTTCGGCCGCCGACCTCTGGACGCGCAAAGGGCTAGTGGTTTTCCAGTTCATGCTCTCCGTGCTGTTCATCGTCTGCGTGTGGGTCATTCAGCGGCAGCTTGCCTTCGTCGAAAGCAAAGACCTGGGGTACAACCGCCGCGGTGTGGTGTCTTTTGAAGCGGCGGGCAAGGCGCAGCAGCAGCCCAAAGCGTTTCTGGCCGAGCTGAAGCGGCTGCCGGGCGTGGTAGATGCCTCCAGCATGTGGGGCTCGTTGGTGGGTACCTACGGCGCGGGGCGCCCGGTGGAATGGGAGGGCCGGAAGATTCTCGCCAACAACTTGGGCGTGAACTACGACATGCTCGAAACCCTAGGCATCACGCTGAAAGAAGGCCGCAGCTTTTCGCCTCAGTTCCGCACCGACAGCGCGCAAATTATCGTCAACGAAGCCTTGGTAACCAGCCTGGGTATACAAAACCCGGTGGGCCAGCTATTGGATAAACAACGGATTGTGGGCGTGGCGAGAAACTTTCACTACGAGTCGCTGCACGAGAAGGTGAAGCCCTTCATTTTTCGGCTGGAGCCGCTAACGGCCGGCACCATTCTGGTGCGGCTGGCACCGGGCCGGGAAAAGGAAACCATCGGCCGAGTCCAACAATTTTATGCCGCTTTCAACCCCGGCCAGACGCCTCTCACCTACCATTTTCTCGACGAAGACTATCAAGCCCAGTACGCTGCTGAGCGGCGCGTTGGGGCGCTGGCTCAGTACTTCGCCGGCCTAGCCATTCTTATTTCCTGCCTAGGCCTGTTCGGCCTAACGGCCTTCACGGCCGAGAAGCGCCGCAAGGAAATCGGCATCCGGAAGGTGCTCGGCGCCAGTGAGCTGAGCATCGTTTACCTGCTCTCCCGCGACCTAACTAAGCTGGTGGGGCTAGGGATTTTGCTGGCCCTGCCGCTGAGCTACCTAGTAGTGCGGCACTGGCTCGACAGCTTTGAGTACCGCATTACGCTACATGCGTGGTACTTCCTAGGCGCTGGCCTACTGGCCGTTACGGTGGCTTGGCTTACCATAAGTACTCAGGCCCTGCAGGCGGCCCGGCTTAACCCCACCCAAAGCTTACGCGACGAATAG
- a CDS encoding ABC transporter ATP-binding protein, producing MIKIENLEKIYRTEEVQTKALNNISLSVGEGEFVAIMGPSGCGKSTLLNILGLLDEPDGGSFAFAGTEVAHAPERRRAELRKKHIGFVFQSFNLIEELTVTENVELPLIYLGVGAAERKEKVAKVLEKMQIMHRRNHFPQQLSGGQQQRVAVARAVVNGPRLILADEPTGNLDSSNGNEVMELLTELNEAGTTIVMVTHSEHDARYAHRVIRLLDGQVVLENVHA from the coding sequence ATGATCAAGATCGAAAACCTCGAAAAGATTTACCGCACGGAAGAAGTGCAGACCAAGGCCCTGAACAACATTTCCTTGTCGGTGGGCGAGGGTGAGTTTGTGGCCATCATGGGGCCCAGCGGCTGCGGCAAGTCTACGCTGCTTAACATCCTGGGGCTGCTGGATGAGCCCGATGGTGGCAGCTTTGCTTTTGCCGGTACGGAAGTAGCCCACGCCCCGGAGCGCCGCCGCGCCGAGCTTCGCAAGAAGCACATCGGGTTTGTGTTTCAAAGCTTCAACCTGATTGAGGAGCTGACGGTGACCGAGAACGTGGAGCTGCCTCTCATCTACCTGGGCGTAGGGGCCGCTGAGCGCAAGGAAAAGGTAGCCAAGGTGCTGGAAAAGATGCAGATCATGCACCGCCGCAATCACTTTCCCCAGCAGCTTTCGGGCGGGCAGCAGCAGCGCGTGGCCGTGGCCCGCGCCGTGGTCAACGGCCCCCGCCTGATCCTGGCCGACGAACCCACCGGCAACCTCGATTCGAGCAATGGTAACGAGGTAATGGAGCTGCTTACCGAGCTAAATGAGGCGGGTACCACCATCGTTATGGTAACGCACTCAGAGCACGATGCCCGCTACGCCCACCGCGTAATTCGCCTGCTCGACGGGCAAGTGGTGCTGGAGAACGTGCACGCGTAG
- a CDS encoding ABC transporter permease: protein MLKNYFLVAYRNLIRHKGFSFLNIAGLALGLTACLLIGLFVHDELQFDKFVPHGEQIYRVYTQHTKSEASEIHSSVSPMFATTLKQEFPEVEQTTRILMTGTSLSLLEVGEKKIYVENGLITDSTFFNIFELPFKYGSAAHALDAPEAVVLAEDVANNFFGNVNPVGKELKINKSSFQVTGVLRGGLSKFHLKANYLIPMAAAELPAQRMKNWGWQQFYTYVKLRPGTNAKETEAKLQDYLMQKVQPTLSEDDKITFKTYLQPLHTVHLYSAGFKYDSAVTGNITYVKALGFIAVFILLIAGFNFVNLATAKSMQRAKEVGIRKTIGASKQQLMLQFLSETLLLTLVSVVLATVLTALLLPSLNSFTGKSMEFNLLTNPALLALLVVLTVVVGLLAGFYPALVLSSFQPVKVLKSAVVTDGIFGRVQWLRHGLIVVQFALSVFLIVCALVVFKQVSYLHNKDLGFNRDQIMFFPMRGDNMNKQYEAFKNELQQVPGVVSASIGYGFPGDQVAGDGIIVPGSGERKEHSVTQLMVDYDYLRTLGLQLVTGRDFTKEQSTDKDHAFIINETAVKELGLGTPQQALGRKLEWKVWNDKNPDSLKVGQVIGVVKDFHYKSLYDRLEPAVLQIFPDAYWKVAVKMKGNSIGSSVDGVKQVWGKFSPESPIEYRFLDQNFDDMYKAEDKLKTLLWIFTGVAIFVGCLGLFGLATYAAERRKKEIGIRKVLGASVGNIVSLLSKEFLVLVLVAALIAFPAAWLAMSRWLQDFAYRIDLPLWAFVAAGLLAAAVAFLTVGYQALRAATANPVNNLRSN, encoded by the coding sequence ATGCTTAAGAACTACTTCCTCGTGGCCTACCGGAACCTCATCCGGCACAAAGGCTTCTCCTTCCTTAACATCGCCGGCCTGGCTCTAGGCCTAACGGCCTGCCTGCTCATTGGTCTGTTCGTGCACGACGAGCTGCAATTCGACAAGTTCGTGCCCCACGGGGAGCAGATTTACCGGGTCTACACCCAGCACACCAAGAGTGAGGCCTCCGAAATTCATAGCTCGGTGTCGCCCATGTTCGCTACCACGCTCAAGCAGGAGTTCCCCGAGGTGGAGCAAACTACGCGCATCCTGATGACCGGCACCAGCCTCAGCTTGTTGGAAGTGGGCGAGAAAAAGATTTACGTGGAGAACGGGCTTATCACGGATTCTACCTTCTTCAACATTTTCGAGTTGCCCTTCAAATACGGCTCGGCCGCGCATGCTCTGGATGCGCCCGAAGCAGTCGTGCTGGCTGAGGACGTGGCCAACAACTTCTTTGGGAATGTAAACCCGGTGGGCAAGGAGCTGAAGATCAATAAATCGAGCTTTCAGGTAACGGGTGTTCTGCGTGGGGGCCTATCCAAGTTTCACCTGAAAGCCAACTACCTGATTCCCATGGCCGCTGCCGAGCTGCCGGCGCAGCGGATGAAAAATTGGGGCTGGCAGCAGTTCTACACGTACGTAAAGCTGCGGCCCGGCACCAACGCCAAAGAAACCGAGGCCAAGCTGCAGGACTACCTCATGCAAAAGGTGCAGCCTACGCTCAGCGAAGACGACAAGATCACCTTTAAAACCTACTTGCAGCCTTTGCATACTGTGCACCTGTACTCTGCTGGCTTCAAGTACGACTCGGCTGTAACGGGCAACATTACTTACGTGAAAGCCCTGGGGTTTATTGCCGTATTTATCCTGCTGATTGCCGGATTCAACTTCGTGAACCTGGCTACGGCCAAATCTATGCAGCGGGCCAAGGAGGTGGGGATTCGCAAGACCATTGGCGCCAGCAAGCAGCAGTTGATGCTGCAGTTTCTGAGCGAGACGCTGCTACTCACGCTGGTAAGCGTGGTGCTGGCCACTGTACTCACCGCGCTGCTGCTGCCTTCCCTCAACTCTTTTACGGGCAAGAGTATGGAGTTCAACCTGCTCACCAACCCCGCTCTGCTAGCGCTGCTGGTTGTGCTGACGGTGGTGGTAGGCCTCTTGGCGGGTTTCTATCCGGCCCTGGTACTGTCTAGCTTCCAGCCGGTAAAAGTGCTGAAAAGCGCGGTCGTCACCGACGGCATTTTTGGGCGGGTGCAATGGCTCCGTCACGGGCTGATTGTGGTGCAGTTTGCCTTGTCGGTGTTCTTGATAGTGTGCGCTCTGGTGGTGTTCAAGCAGGTGTCTTATCTGCACAACAAAGACCTGGGGTTCAACCGCGACCAGATCATGTTCTTCCCCATGCGCGGCGACAACATGAACAAGCAGTATGAAGCGTTTAAAAACGAGCTTCAGCAAGTACCCGGCGTAGTGTCGGCGAGCATCGGCTACGGTTTCCCCGGCGACCAGGTGGCTGGCGACGGCATCATCGTACCCGGCAGCGGCGAGCGGAAAGAACATTCGGTCACCCAGCTCATGGTCGACTACGACTACCTCAGGACCCTAGGCCTACAGCTGGTTACGGGCCGCGACTTTACCAAGGAGCAGAGCACCGACAAAGACCACGCGTTTATTATCAATGAAACGGCGGTGAAAGAACTAGGCCTCGGTACGCCCCAGCAAGCCCTCGGCCGCAAGCTCGAGTGGAAGGTTTGGAACGACAAAAACCCCGATTCGCTGAAAGTAGGCCAGGTTATTGGCGTGGTGAAGGACTTCCACTACAAGAGCCTCTATGACCGGCTGGAACCGGCCGTGCTGCAGATCTTTCCCGACGCCTATTGGAAAGTAGCCGTGAAGATGAAGGGAAACAGCATTGGGAGCTCAGTTGACGGAGTAAAGCAGGTATGGGGCAAGTTCAGCCCCGAAAGCCCCATCGAATACCGGTTCCTGGACCAGAACTTCGACGACATGTATAAGGCCGAAGACAAGCTCAAGACCCTGCTCTGGATTTTCACGGGTGTGGCCATTTTCGTGGGCTGCCTCGGGCTGTTTGGCCTGGCTACTTACGCCGCCGAGCGTCGCAAAAAGGAAATCGGCATCCGGAAAGTCCTAGGAGCCAGTGTAGGCAACATTGTAAGCCTGCTGTCGAAGGAATTCCTGGTGTTGGTGCTGGTGGCGGCCCTCATTGCTTTCCCGGCAGCTTGGCTGGCCATGAGCCGGTGGCTGCAAGACTTTGCCTACCGCATTGATTTACCCCTGTGGGCTTTCGTAGCCGCAGGGCTGCTGGCCGCCGCCGTTGCCTTCCTGACCGTAGGGTACCAGGCCTTACGAGCTGCCACAGCTAACCCAGTCAACAACTTACGGTCAAACTAA